One genomic segment of Nonomuraea coxensis DSM 45129 includes these proteins:
- a CDS encoding ABC transporter permease produces MTVASKQQTRVRGGRPAASGTGRPPAALLHLAGLTLIVAVWQLLALLSSHLGAPVATVEALWRGISDGWLVEATADTLLHVATGFGAALVVGVPVGYAIAVNDFAYRVFDPLVQAYGSIPRIVFLPILLTLFGASGTAKMSMGFLAAVFPILVNVIAGVRTTPKALVRLGRSVELTPWAMAVKIRLRWSLPLLLVGMRLGFGIGFVSVVISEYFGSTGGLGVELSAAYAALEPARLFAIVLVTVIVAAVVNTVLLRIDRRLSD; encoded by the coding sequence ATGACCGTGGCATCGAAGCAGCAAACGCGGGTCCGCGGCGGGCGCCCGGCCGCGTCCGGCACCGGCCGCCCGCCGGCCGCCCTTCTCCACCTCGCCGGGCTGACCCTGATCGTCGCTGTCTGGCAGCTCCTTGCGCTCCTGTCGAGTCACCTCGGAGCGCCCGTGGCCACGGTCGAGGCGCTGTGGCGGGGGATCTCGGACGGCTGGCTCGTCGAGGCCACCGCCGACACTCTGCTGCACGTCGCGACCGGGTTCGGCGCCGCCCTCGTGGTGGGTGTGCCGGTCGGTTACGCCATCGCGGTCAACGACTTCGCCTACCGCGTGTTCGACCCGCTCGTGCAGGCGTACGGGAGCATCCCGCGGATCGTCTTCCTGCCGATCCTGCTGACCCTGTTCGGCGCGAGCGGAACGGCCAAGATGTCGATGGGGTTCCTGGCCGCGGTCTTCCCGATCCTCGTCAACGTGATCGCGGGCGTGCGGACCACGCCGAAGGCGCTCGTCAGGCTCGGGCGCAGCGTGGAGCTGACGCCCTGGGCGATGGCCGTGAAGATCAGGCTGCGCTGGTCACTGCCGCTGCTCCTCGTCGGCATGCGCCTGGGCTTCGGCATCGGCTTCGTCTCGGTCGTCATCTCGGAGTACTTCGGTTCGACCGGCGGCCTCGGCGTGGAGCTCAGCGCGGCGTACGCGGCGCTCGAACCGGCGCGGCTGTTCGCCATCGTCCTGGTGACGGTCATCGTCGCGGCCGTGGTGAACACCGTCCTCCTGAGGATCGATCGGCGTCTGAGCGACTAG
- a CDS encoding TetR/AcrR family transcriptional regulator: MAKKNNEATPEGAPARGDWRHYEPIQLSPILTHALEAFYEHGFHGTTVRDIARRVGVTVPALYYHHENKEAVLVALLETATNDVIWRASAAAEEGGDGPRTRLANVIEAVVLHMTHRVRLAALDSELRYLQPDNRRHYAATRKKLEKLLDEIIEDGVRRGVFAVTLPAETARALLGMCQAIATWYHDGGPLRPEEIAERYVDIALTTVGARGLPARSDLEHPGGASSIG; this comes from the coding sequence ATGGCGAAGAAGAACAATGAGGCGACTCCGGAGGGAGCGCCGGCGCGCGGAGACTGGCGCCACTACGAGCCGATCCAGCTGTCGCCCATCCTGACGCACGCGCTGGAGGCGTTCTACGAGCACGGTTTCCACGGCACCACCGTCCGCGACATCGCGCGACGGGTCGGCGTGACCGTGCCGGCGCTCTACTACCACCACGAGAACAAGGAAGCCGTTCTCGTGGCCCTGCTGGAGACCGCGACCAACGACGTGATCTGGCGCGCGAGCGCGGCGGCCGAGGAGGGCGGCGACGGACCCCGGACGCGCCTGGCCAACGTCATCGAGGCGGTCGTGCTGCACATGACCCATCGCGTCCGGCTGGCCGCGCTGGACTCCGAGCTGCGCTATCTCCAGCCGGACAACCGCAGGCACTACGCGGCGACGCGCAAGAAGCTGGAGAAGCTGCTCGACGAGATCATCGAGGACGGGGTGCGCCGCGGGGTGTTCGCCGTGACCCTGCCCGCCGAGACGGCCAGGGCCCTGCTGGGCATGTGTCAGGCGATCGCCACGTGGTATCACGACGGCGGCCCGCTGCGGCCGGAGGAGATCGCCGAGCGCTACGTCGACATAGCTCTGACGACCGTGGGTGCCCGGGGCCTGCCGGCGCGCAGCGACCTCGAACACCCTGGCGGCGCTTCCTCGATCGGCTAG
- a CDS encoding SDR family NAD(P)-dependent oxidoreductase: MTGRPTALVTGGSRGIGFAIARRLAEAGHDLIVCARRAETMADAERSLSATGVWVHAVQADLAVEEDVRRLIQVCQDRCDRLDVLVLGAGIGAAGPVEELPLRRFDKLFAVNVRAPYALVQALLPLLRKGAAENPRHGAKIVALASITGVYPEPGLAAYGASKAALGALCRSVNAEASAAGVSATVISPGYVDTDMTQGVHDEVEPAAMISTADVAELAMSVTRLSVNAVVPEIVVTRPGGQLHRA; this comes from the coding sequence GTGACCGGTCGCCCGACCGCTCTGGTAACCGGCGGCTCGCGGGGCATCGGCTTCGCCATCGCCCGCCGCCTCGCGGAAGCCGGCCACGACCTGATCGTGTGCGCCCGCCGGGCCGAGACCATGGCCGACGCCGAGCGGAGTCTGTCGGCGACCGGCGTGTGGGTGCACGCCGTGCAGGCCGACCTGGCCGTGGAGGAGGACGTGCGGCGGCTGATCCAGGTGTGTCAGGACAGGTGCGACCGGCTGGACGTGCTCGTACTCGGCGCCGGGATCGGCGCGGCGGGCCCCGTCGAGGAGCTGCCGCTGCGACGCTTCGACAAGCTGTTCGCGGTCAACGTCCGCGCCCCGTACGCGCTCGTGCAGGCCCTGCTGCCCCTGCTGCGCAAGGGAGCCGCGGAGAACCCGCGGCACGGCGCGAAGATCGTCGCGCTGGCCTCGATCACCGGGGTCTATCCCGAACCCGGCCTGGCGGCCTACGGCGCCAGCAAGGCCGCGCTGGGGGCGCTCTGCCGATCCGTCAACGCGGAGGCCTCGGCGGCGGGGGTGTCGGCCACGGTGATCAGCCCCGGCTACGTCGACACCGACATGACCCAGGGGGTCCACGACGAGGTCGAGCCGGCCGCGATGATCAGCACGGCCGACGTCGCCGAGCTCGCGATGAGCGTCACCCGGTTGTCGGTCAACGCGGTCGTGCCGGAAATCGTCGTCACCAGGCCCGGCGGGCAGCTGCATCGGGCGTGA
- a CDS encoding IclR family transcriptional regulator, which produces MDNALRLLLWFRDHRQIRLTDASTHLGVASSTAHRLLAMLQYRGFVRQNPATRAYEPGPALSSVASAIVRHVDVRTRVRPVLERLNKEFGETVHLARLEGRSVNFLDAVESTRAVRVSSRTGTVVPAHATSSGKAMLSRLPIEELRELYPEENLEPVTKKTITTRDELELAVEQARRRGYATSQEESEEGVASVAVAIESPSGTLFCLNVSVPTYRMTAPLKKEIAQSLRNAAEELGAELV; this is translated from the coding sequence GTGGACAACGCGTTGCGGCTTCTCCTCTGGTTCCGTGACCATCGCCAGATCCGGCTGACCGACGCGAGCACGCATCTCGGGGTGGCGTCGTCGACCGCGCACCGGCTGCTGGCGATGCTGCAGTATCGCGGGTTCGTGCGGCAGAACCCCGCGACCCGCGCCTACGAGCCGGGGCCCGCGTTGAGCTCGGTGGCCTCCGCGATCGTGCGACACGTCGACGTGCGCACGCGGGTGCGCCCGGTGCTGGAGCGGCTGAACAAGGAGTTCGGCGAGACGGTGCATCTCGCCCGGCTCGAAGGACGCAGCGTCAACTTCCTCGACGCCGTGGAGAGCACGCGCGCGGTGCGCGTCAGCTCGCGGACGGGCACGGTGGTCCCGGCCCACGCGACCTCCAGCGGAAAGGCCATGCTGAGCCGCCTGCCGATCGAGGAGCTGCGCGAGCTCTACCCGGAGGAGAACCTGGAGCCGGTCACCAAGAAGACCATCACGACGAGAGACGAGCTGGAGCTGGCGGTCGAGCAGGCCCGGCGGCGGGGCTACGCGACCAGCCAGGAAGAGAGCGAGGAGGGCGTCGCCTCCGTCGCGGTCGCGATCGAGAGTCCGAGCGGCACCCTTTTCTGTCTCAATGTGTCGGTGCCGACGTACCGCATGACCGCGCCGCTGAAGAAGGAGATCGCCCAGTCGCTGCGGAACGCCGCCGAAGAACTGGGCGCCGAGCTCGTCTGA
- a CDS encoding Rieske 2Fe-2S domain-containing protein, translated as MRDHGTVLDDVRRGMTPAHIYNDREIFDLERERLFSRAWMFVGHESEVPEPGDYVVRRVLEDSFIVARGNDGDVRVMFNMCLHRGMQVCRAEMGNATHFRCPYHGWSYRNDGRIVGLPFHQEAYGGEAGFRRRGQALLPAPSLDTYNGLIFISLDPDAPPLRDYLGDFTFYLDYYTKQSASGIELRGPQRWRVKANWKIGAENFAGDMYHTPQTHASVVEIGLFREPKAEKRKDGCTYWAGRGGGTTYKLPPGTLDERLRYVGYPDAMIERMKTTWSAEQLAVIGDNGFMISAASVFPNLSFVHNWPKIEDSEDVLPFISIRQWQPISEDETEVLSWFAVDKEAPEEFKALSYKAYLMCFGSTGMFEQDDVENWVSLTTTAAGSMARRLLLNNRMGLHSDDSPVVPPLTPGEFAGPGVARVGYGEYNQRSLLSDWADHLERPAVRRTPVEVGTPASPRLADGDDLPEAGR; from the coding sequence ATGCGTGATCATGGAACCGTCCTCGACGACGTCAGGCGCGGGATGACTCCCGCCCACATCTACAACGACCGCGAGATCTTCGACCTGGAGAGAGAGCGGCTGTTCAGCCGGGCGTGGATGTTCGTGGGACACGAGTCGGAGGTGCCCGAGCCGGGCGACTACGTCGTGCGCCGGGTGCTGGAGGACTCCTTCATCGTCGCGCGCGGGAACGACGGCGACGTCAGGGTCATGTTCAACATGTGCCTGCACCGGGGCATGCAGGTGTGCCGGGCGGAGATGGGCAACGCCACACACTTCCGATGCCCGTACCACGGATGGTCCTACCGCAACGACGGCCGGATCGTCGGCCTGCCCTTCCACCAGGAGGCGTACGGTGGCGAGGCGGGCTTCCGCCGCAGGGGGCAGGCCCTGTTGCCGGCGCCCTCGCTCGACACCTACAACGGGCTGATCTTCATCAGCCTGGACCCCGACGCGCCGCCCCTCAGGGACTATCTCGGGGATTTCACGTTCTACCTCGACTACTACACCAAGCAGTCGGCGAGCGGCATCGAGCTGCGGGGGCCGCAGCGCTGGCGGGTCAAGGCCAACTGGAAGATCGGCGCCGAGAACTTCGCCGGGGACATGTACCACACGCCGCAGACCCACGCCAGCGTGGTGGAGATCGGCCTGTTCCGTGAGCCCAAGGCGGAGAAGCGCAAGGACGGCTGCACCTACTGGGCCGGACGCGGCGGCGGCACGACGTACAAGCTGCCCCCGGGCACCCTCGACGAGCGGCTCCGGTACGTCGGCTACCCGGACGCCATGATCGAGCGGATGAAGACGACCTGGTCAGCGGAGCAGCTGGCGGTGATCGGCGACAACGGCTTCATGATCTCCGCGGCATCGGTGTTCCCCAACCTCAGCTTCGTGCACAACTGGCCGAAGATCGAGGACTCCGAGGACGTGCTCCCGTTCATCTCGATCCGCCAGTGGCAGCCGATCAGCGAGGACGAGACCGAGGTGCTGTCGTGGTTCGCCGTCGACAAGGAGGCGCCGGAGGAGTTCAAGGCCCTCTCCTACAAGGCCTACCTCATGTGCTTCGGCAGCACCGGCATGTTCGAGCAGGACGACGTGGAGAACTGGGTCTCGCTCACCACCACGGCGGCCGGGTCGATGGCACGACGGCTGCTGCTCAACAACAGGATGGGGCTGCACTCCGACGACAGCCCGGTCGTCCCTCCCCTGACGCCCGGCGAGTTCGCCGGCCCCGGCGTGGCCAGGGTCGGCTACGGCGAGTACAACCAGAGGTCCCTGCTCAGTGACTGGGCCGACCATCTGGAACGCCCCGCCGTCCGCCGCACCCCGGTCGAGGTCGGGACGCCCGCCTCACCACGCCTCGCCGACGGCGACGACCTTCCGGAGGCCGGCCGGTGA
- a CDS encoding 3-phenylpropionate/cinnamic acid dioxygenase subunit beta has translation MNPHHIRVDSRRSPLGAHASTTSRVGRALAFDDARHLTAHRWLVDEAYLLDEQDYPAWLELLTEDIHYYMPVKVTTALGAGYDTAPGMAHFDENRYSLRQRVARFATEHAWTEDPPSRLRHFVTNVRTFATDRDDELIVESAVLLFRSRGDVGESALVSAGREDLLRHCEGEWKLARRLIAADESVIRMQNLAIFL, from the coding sequence GTGAACCCGCACCACATCCGCGTCGACTCCCGCCGGTCACCCCTCGGCGCGCACGCCTCCACCACGAGCCGCGTCGGACGCGCTCTCGCCTTCGACGACGCCCGCCACCTCACCGCCCACCGCTGGCTGGTCGACGAGGCCTACCTCCTCGACGAGCAGGACTACCCGGCCTGGCTGGAGCTGCTGACCGAGGACATCCACTACTACATGCCGGTGAAGGTGACCACGGCGCTGGGCGCCGGGTACGACACCGCCCCCGGCATGGCCCACTTCGACGAGAACAGATACTCCCTGCGCCAGAGAGTGGCCAGGTTCGCGACCGAGCACGCGTGGACCGAGGACCCGCCGTCACGGCTCCGGCACTTCGTCACCAACGTGCGCACCTTCGCCACGGACCGGGACGACGAACTCATCGTCGAGTCCGCCGTGCTCCTGTTCCGCAGCCGCGGCGACGTCGGGGAGTCCGCGCTGGTCTCCGCGGGCCGCGAAGACCTCCTACGGCACTGCGAGGGCGAGTGGAAACTGGCGCGCCGCCTGATCGCCGCGGACGAGTCGGTGATCCGCATGCAGAACTTGGCGATCTTCCTATGA